The Eisenibacter elegans DSM 3317 sequence GGCGGTGTTTGGAAATCTACTGATGGAGGGGTGGTGTTCCGCTCTGTCTTCGACGAATACGACCAATCTATCGGAGCCATTGCCGTTGCCCCTTCCAATCCTAGCATCATTTGGGTAGGTACGGGCGAGCCTTGGGTACGCAACAGTGTATCCCCCGGTACAGGCATCTACAAAAGCACTGACGAAGGGCGCTCGTGGCAATGGATGGGGCTGCCTGAAGCAGGCCAAATCAGCCGTATTGTCATTCATCCCCAAAATTCTGATATCGTATATGTAGGTGTACAAGGGCAACTCTGGCGTGACAGCCAAGAACGCGGGGTATACCAAACTACTGATGGAGGCAAGACTTGGAACAAAATCCTCTACCAACACCCCGGTACGGGCTGCGCAGACTTAGCCATAGACCCAAAAAATCCCAACGTGCTCTATGCAGCCATGTGGGAGCACCGCCGCCAAGCCTTTTTCTTTACCTCCGGCGGCCCCAATAGCGGCCTATACAAAACCACTGATGGGGGTAAAACTTGGAACAAAACACAGCAAGGCCTACCCAAGGCCGATCTTGGGCGTATGGGCATCGGCCTAGCTCCCTCCAACCCCAACATCCTATACCTTACTGTAGAAGCCGCTGCCGATGCGGACAAAGGAATGTACCGCTCCGACGATGCCGGCGCTTCTTGGAAGCGTGTCAATAGCGACTTCAGCACCAATGTGCGCCCTTTTTATTTCTCACGACTAGTGATAGACCCCAAAAATCCTGAGCGAGTATACAAGGCCGGGCTAGATGGAGCTGTAAGCAGCGACGGGGGCAAGACCTTCCGCCAAATAGGTAGTGGTGTACACTCCGACATCCACGACTTTTGGGTAAACCCTACCAATAGCGAGCACGTACTCCTAGGCACTGACGGGGGCGTATACCGCTCTTGGGACGGAGCCAATACCTTCGAAATGGTACGCAGCCTGCCTATTTCGCAGTTTTATCATGTCAGCACTGACAACGAAACACCCTACAATATCTATGGCGGCCTGCAAGACAATGGCTCTTGGTATGGCCCCTCGCGCAGCCCCAACGGCATCCAGAACAAAGACTGGACAAATGTAGGCGGCGGCGATGGCTTCCGGGTATACCGCCACCCTACGCTCAAAGATGTGATTTATTGTGAGATGCAAGGTGGTGGCGTTTGGAAATACAACACCACCCACTACACCCGCAAAACCATCCAGCCCCTTGCCGAGCAAGGAGACCCCAAGTTGCGCTTCAATTGGAACAGCCCTATCGCCCTGAGCAAACACAACCCCGACCGCATCTATGTAGGCAGCCAGTTTTTGCACAAATCAGACAACCAAGGCGATACTTGGGTCAAAATCTCCCCAGACCTCACCACCAACGACCCCAAAAAACAACAACAACACCTCTCTGGCGGGCTCAGCATTGACAACTCTAGCGCCGAGAATCACTGTACCATTTTTGCCATCGCAGAGTCTCCACTCGACCAAAACATTGTCTGGATTGGTACCGACGACGGCAACGTACAAGTAACTTTCGATGGGGGTAAAACGTGGCGTAACACTACGCCCAACCTCAAAGGCCTGCCCAAAAATACTTGGTGTGCTTTTGTAGAACCAAGTCACTTTGACAAAAACACCGCCTATGCCGTTTTCGACGGCCACACCCAAGGCGACGAAAAAGTCTATGTTTACAAAACCACTGACGGCGGTCAAACTTGGACAGCCCTCCCCACTGAAGGCATCAAGCGCTTTGCCCGTGTCATCCGTGAAGACTTGGTACAGCCCTCTTTGTTGTTCTTAGGTACAGAAGAAGGACTCTACATCAGCCTCGATGCGGGCCAAACTTGGGCCAAGTTTACCAACAACATGCCCAACGCCGCCATCCATTGGATGGAAATACAACCTCAAACCCACGATCTTGTGATTGCTACCCACGGGCGCGGCATCATCATCATCGATAACATCAGCCCGCTACGCCTACTCACGCCCGAAGTATTGACACAAGAGCTGTATCTATTCCCCAACCAAACCCTCTTTGTGCAAAGTAGCGGGAGCTATCAAGATTATTCCGGTGCGGGGGAGTTTGTAGGTGAGAATCCTACTAGCATCCCCCAAATCACCTACTATATGGCCAAGCGCCATACCTTCGGCAAAATGTCGATGGAGGTGTTTGATGCCGAAGGCAAAAAAGTAGCCGACCTAGCACCCGGCAAGAGCGCGGGCATCAACCGTGTAGGGTGGCAGATACAGCGCAAAGCTCCCCGTACTGCCAAAGGCAAAACCTTTGCCTTTGGCTCGCTCTTCTCGGCACCCACCTTGCCCGAGGGCACCTATACTGTCCGCATCATCAAGGACAAGAGCACCTTCGAGCAAACCCTGACCCTACAGGCCAACCCCAATTCACCTTATACAGCTGCCGAGCGCGAAGCCCAAAACAAGCTCGCCATCCAACTATATGATATGACCGAGCAGTTGGCTTACTTGGTAGACCAGATAGAGCTGATGCAAAATGCCGCTACCCAACACGCACAGGCGCAACCCAAGCTCAAAAAAGGCTTAGACGCGTGGTACAAAGAACTAGAAACCTTCAAGGCCACATTGGTCATCACTAGCGGTGACAACTATGTAGCCTCTGCCGAAAACCAACTACGCGAAAACATCGCCGACCTCTACAGCGCTGTTACGGGCTATGCCGGCAAACCCTCCGATGCCCAACAACGCAATGCCGCCGTATTGGCCGAGCAGCTCCAAAAAGCCCAAAGCCGTTTAGAAGAAATCAAACAAAAAGACTTGGCCAAATGGAATAATAGTTTCGAAAAAGAAGGCCTTCCCCCCATTGCTCTCAAAAGCTTTGAGGAGTTTATGGGTCAATAAATCAAGATTATCTATCAAGCCGTTTGGGTGTTCTGACAAAGCGCGCAACTTTGCGCGCTTTGTTTTTTTGCCTAACTTGCGCGATAACCCAAACCTTACTAGTCGCTATGCGCAAACTCCCACTACATTTTCAAATATTAATCGGCTTATTGTTAGGGGTCGTTGCCGGGCTTGCCCTTGTATATTGGCAAGTAGATGCCAAGTTCACCCTTTACTATATCAAGCCCTTTGGTACTATCTTCGTTAATTTGCTCAAGATGATAGCCGTTCCCTTGGTATTGGCCTCTTTGGTAGTGGGCGTATCTAGCCTCAATGACGTAGCCAAGCTTTCCCGTATTGGTGGTAAGACAATCTTGATTTATATGTGTACAACGGCTATTGCGACAAGCCTGGGGCTGTTGATGGCCAATATGATAGAGCCGGGCAAACGCCTTCCGGACAGTACTCGTGAGAAGCTCATCGGCACTTATGCTTCCAACTCCAGCCAGAGTATCGAAACAGCACAAAAACTCCAAAACCGAAGCCCGTTACAGCCCTTGGTCGATATGGTTCCGGAGAACCTCTTTGCCGCAGCGGCCAACAATGCCTCAATGCTACAGATCGTTTTTTTTGCGACCCTACTCGGCATCGCCCTTATTGGCATCGCTCCTGAAAAACGCCAAGCTGTTGTCAGTTTTTTTGAGGGTTTGAATGATGCTATCATCCGGATTGTAGAATTCATTATGGCGGCTGCTCCGATTGGTGTTTTTGCCTTGATGGCAGCGCTGATAGTCGAAATATCGGGCGACAACCCCGCTGAGGCTGTCAGTATTTTGACTGCGCTACTTTGGTACAGCTTTGCTGTGTTGTTGGGACTGACTTTGATGATTGTGGTTGTCTATGCGACGATGGTGCGTTTTATGACCCGTGTGAGTGTGGTCAATTTTTTGGCGGCAATCCGCCCGGCACAGATTTTAGGATTCAGCACCAGCTCTAGCAGTGCGACCCTCCCCGTAACGATGGAGTGTTGTCAGAAGGACCTGAATGTGTCAGAAGAAGTATCAAGCTTCGTACTACCGCTCGGTGCTACCATCAATATGGATGGTACAGCCTTGTACCAAAGTGTTGCGGCGGTGTTTATTGCCCAAGCCTTGGGAATGGAATTGAGCATCACCCAACAACTGATGATTGTGATGACGGCCACCCTAGCCTCTATCGGCTCTGCCGGCGTACCTGGTGCGGGGATGGTGATGTTGGTCATTGTGTTGGAGGCCATTCAAGTACCGCCCGAAGGAATTGCCCTCATTGTGGGGGTAGACCGCCTGCTGGATATGTGTCGTACCATTGCCAACGTAACTGGCGATGCGGCTGTCTGCCTTATTGTGTCGGAAGGCGAACGCAGCAAGGCTGCTGCCGAAGCGAAGCAAGAGCTAGTCTAACTCTTTGGCAGTTTGTGCTACTGATTTTGCTGGGAAATATATGCACCAGAAACCTTTGGTAATCAAGTCTTATAAACCCTCAAATCAAATGAATCTTGGTATAAATATCCGCTCTTAACGTTTTTGAAGTTTTATGAAAATAGTGATTGGTGGCGACCACGCCGGATTCAGCTACAAACAAGCGCTTGTAGCTCACCTCCAAACCCAAGGGCACAGTGTGCAAGACCTTGGGCCTTTTAGCGATGCCTCTGTAGATTACCCCGACTTTGCACATCCGGTAGCCAAGGCTGTCAGTGCTCAAGAAGCCGACTTAGGCATCTTGATTTGTGGTAGTGGCAATGGTGTAGCCATTACGGCCAACAAACACGCCGATATCCGTGCTGCTCTTTGTTGGAACACAGAACTGGCAGCACTTGCACGACAACACAACGATGCCAATGTGTTATGTCTGCCGGCCCGCTTTGTAAGCCTAGAAGCCGCACAGGCAATGGTGGATACTTTCCTACAAACGGCTTTTGAAGGAGGACGACACGCCAACCGCGTAGGTAAAATCTGCCCATAACACTCCGCATAAACATCCCCACTAGGCCTGAATCCTGTGGGGAGGTAGTGTTTGCTGCCCTATTGCTCACCCTTATTGGTTTTGGTATGGATTGGCATTTACTCAACATCGCCGTATCGGTTCTGTGTGCCATCATCTTGTTTATGTATGGCCTCAAGGCGCTCAGCCTAGAGATAGAAGACTTGGCTTCGGAGCAACTCAAAAGCTGGCTGGAACGGGTAACCAAGAACCGCTGGCGTGGATTTCTGATAGGGGCGGGTTTTACGGCAGTGATTCAGTCGAGTAGCGCTGTTTCGTCGATGACCATCGCCTTGGTCAATAGCCAAGTACTGAGTTTTCAGAACAGTCTGGCGATTTTATTTGGAACCAATGTGGGTACGACGGCTACGGCCTGGTTGGTCTCCTTCGATTTGCAAAGCTTTGGCCCCTTGTTTATCGTATTGGGTTGGATACTGGGTGTTTCGCCTGTGCGGATACGGCTCTTGGGGAAGGCCATATTCTATTTTGGCTTTATCTTTTTCAGCCTCAACCTTATCAACAGCGCCTTGGCGCAGGTCAAAGACGACCCGATGTTGTTGACTTGGATTCAGGCGGTAGATGGTTGGGGGGAAGGCATTGTGGTTGGGCTAGTGATTACAGCCTTGGTACAGTCTAGCTCAGTCGTAACGGGCTTGTGTATCCTCTTGGTGAGCCAAGGGATTTTGAGCACCGAAGCGGCCATTGCCATGGTGATAGGAGCCAATGCGGGTACTACCAGCACCGCCCTGCTGGCTAGCATCGATTTCGAACAAACCGCCCGTATGGGGGCTGTGGCCAACTTTATATTTAACCTAACCGGCTCATTGTTATTTTTGCCCTTGGTGGGTGTGCTGACGCAGTTTGTCCAAAGCATAATGGAAGCCCCTGCACAGCAGTTGGCCTTGGCACACTTGATTTTCAACCTTGTAACATCCCTCTTGTTCTTGCTCCTGCTTAGCCCGTTCCATCGGCTACTCCTATGGTTGATGCGCCCCAAGGGAAGAGAAGCGGCATAGTCAAAAAAAGGTGTAAATTTGTAGGCTATATGAGAAAGCTGGCCAACCCCCTAATACGTCCGGCCTTGCTCAACGGCCTCTGGCTTGGGCTAGGTTTTATCGGTTTGTTTTTGTTATTGATTTATTATCAGCGCTTTATTGGCGGGTATCGGGTATTATTTTTCCCCTTACACCTGTTGGGCGTGAGCTATGGCCTGTGGCAAATGCAAAGCATAGAGCAGCGCCCATTGCGCTGGGGCGAAGGCTTTGGCTGGGTAATGTTTATGTCGGCAGTGGCGGCCTTGGTTTCGGCTACATTCAGGATGTTCTTCTTGGGTTTATCTACTGATACCCTGAACCAACTCCGCCAGCAAGCCTACCAATACCTCAGCACACGCGGCGAAACCGCAGAAAGCATCCAAAAAGTATTGTCAGGGATGCAGCCACAAGGCTACTTCTTGCTCGAAATCACCTCTACCCTATTTACCGCCCTATTCATTGCCCTGCCCCTAGTGGCTGCCATACGCCTCACCTCCCTCCCCAAAAAATAACCAACTTACTCCCTACCCCATACCCCCAAAACCTATGTCCTACGCTTATGATATTTCGGTAGTGGTTCCCTTGCTCAACGAAGCCGAGTCCTTGCCGGAGCTATGCGCTTGGATAGATCGTGTGATGCAAGCCCACCAATTTGACTACGAGTTGATTATGGTTGATGATGGTAGCCGCGACAACTCCTGGGAAGTAATCCAACAACTAAGCCAGCAGTACCCTACCTTACGCGGCATTCGGTTTACGCGCAACTATGGCAAGTCGGCAGCCCTACACACCGGCTTCAAGCTATGCCGGGGAGAGGTTGTCATCACTCTGGACGCCGACCTACAGGATATCCCTGATGAGATTCCGGAGCTGTATACAATGCTCAAAACACAGGGCTACGATATGATTTCGGGCTGGAAACAAAAGCGGCAAGACCCACTCAGCAAGACGCTCCCCACCAAGTTATTCAACTACGTTACACGTTTGTTTTCGGGGATTAAGCTCCACGACTTCAACTGCGGCCTCAAGGCCTATCGCGCCCCCGTAGTACAGAGCATCGAGCTGTATGGCGAGATGCACCGTTATATTCCCGTGTTGGCAAAATGGGCCGGTTTTGAACGCATTGGGGAGAAAAAAGTACAGCACCAAGCACGTAAATACGGCTATACCAAGTTTGGGCTGGAGCGCTTTCTGTATGGCTTCCTCGACTTGCTCTCCATCACCTTTGTTACCCGCTTCCGCAAGCGCCCAATGCACTTCTTCGGCACAATGGGCGTGCTGTCGTTTATGGCCGGATTTGTGATAGCCTGCTGGCTGATTGCCGAGCAGTTTTTTGGTTGGAACGCCCAAGTCGGCAAAAGCCTCGTTACCAATCGCCCATTGTTTTATCTGGCGCTAGTGGCCATCATCGTTGGGGTACAGTTGTTTATGGCCGGCTTCTTAGGAGAGCTGTTAGCCACCCACCAACACCGCCAAAACGACTATCTCGTGGCCGAACGCCTTAACCTCTCAGACGAAAATACCCCCAAGGCGAAAGGTAATAAGGGTATGGATGACTACTGAGGGCTTTGTATACAAATATTTGCCTGATTTTATGAAAATAACCATACTAACACTGGGGACGCGAGGAGATGTTCAGTCTTATGCTGTTTTGGGGCAAGCCCTCAAACAACGCGGACATCACGTAACGCTCTCAACGGCCAAAAACTTCGAACAGCTCGTAAAATCCTACGGTATCGACTTTGTACCCGTAGAAGCAGATTATCAGGCCATTTTACAGTCAGAAGAAGGTAAGAAAATAATGAAAGGCAACCCATTTGCCATCAGTAGAAATTTGGACAAATGGATTTACCCGCTCATCAGGCAATCACTTACTGAGTTTTATCATTTGGCCAAAGACAGCGACCGAGTAGTGTATCACGTCAAAACAATGGCCGACAGCTTTGCCGAGTTGTTTCCTGAAAAAATGATTAGGGCGATGGTTGTTCCGGGTGTTCAACCTACCCGTGCATTTGCCAACCCTGCCTTTAGTGGCTTATCAGTACCGCCACTGCTACATCCGCTGAGCTATAAGCTCACAAACTGGGGCATCAAGATGCTTCAAAAACCTATCGGAGCGTTTAGGGAGAGTGTCGGGTTGCCCCGAAAGTACAGCATCCCCGAAACAAAGTTTCTCTATGGTATCAGCGAACATCTGCTGCCAAAGCCGGCAGACTACCCCGAAAACGCCCATTTTACAGGGTTTTGGTTTGGATTGGCGGACGAAGATTTACCTGAAGCCCTCCTTGAATTCATCGCGTCTGGAACGCCT is a genomic window containing:
- a CDS encoding WD40/YVTN/BNR-like repeat-containing protein, with protein sequence MKSQLKLLIIWVLGLLCLPMQALKAQTNANTFGDLKARHIGPAVMSGRVSAMTGHPTDPKVLYVGAAGGGVWKSTDGGVVFRSVFDEYDQSIGAIAVAPSNPSIIWVGTGEPWVRNSVSPGTGIYKSTDEGRSWQWMGLPEAGQISRIVIHPQNSDIVYVGVQGQLWRDSQERGVYQTTDGGKTWNKILYQHPGTGCADLAIDPKNPNVLYAAMWEHRRQAFFFTSGGPNSGLYKTTDGGKTWNKTQQGLPKADLGRMGIGLAPSNPNILYLTVEAAADADKGMYRSDDAGASWKRVNSDFSTNVRPFYFSRLVIDPKNPERVYKAGLDGAVSSDGGKTFRQIGSGVHSDIHDFWVNPTNSEHVLLGTDGGVYRSWDGANTFEMVRSLPISQFYHVSTDNETPYNIYGGLQDNGSWYGPSRSPNGIQNKDWTNVGGGDGFRVYRHPTLKDVIYCEMQGGGVWKYNTTHYTRKTIQPLAEQGDPKLRFNWNSPIALSKHNPDRIYVGSQFLHKSDNQGDTWVKISPDLTTNDPKKQQQHLSGGLSIDNSSAENHCTIFAIAESPLDQNIVWIGTDDGNVQVTFDGGKTWRNTTPNLKGLPKNTWCAFVEPSHFDKNTAYAVFDGHTQGDEKVYVYKTTDGGQTWTALPTEGIKRFARVIREDLVQPSLLFLGTEEGLYISLDAGQTWAKFTNNMPNAAIHWMEIQPQTHDLVIATHGRGIIIIDNISPLRLLTPEVLTQELYLFPNQTLFVQSSGSYQDYSGAGEFVGENPTSIPQITYYMAKRHTFGKMSMEVFDAEGKKVADLAPGKSAGINRVGWQIQRKAPRTAKGKTFAFGSLFSAPTLPEGTYTVRIIKDKSTFEQTLTLQANPNSPYTAAEREAQNKLAIQLYDMTEQLAYLVDQIELMQNAATQHAQAQPKLKKGLDAWYKELETFKATLVITSGDNYVASAENQLRENIADLYSAVTGYAGKPSDAQQRNAAVLAEQLQKAQSRLEEIKQKDLAKWNNSFEKEGLPPIALKSFEEFMGQ
- the rpiB gene encoding ribose 5-phosphate isomerase B codes for the protein MKIVIGGDHAGFSYKQALVAHLQTQGHSVQDLGPFSDASVDYPDFAHPVAKAVSAQEADLGILICGSGNGVAITANKHADIRAALCWNTELAALARQHNDANVLCLPARFVSLEAAQAMVDTFLQTAFEGGRHANRVGKICP
- a CDS encoding glycosyltransferase translates to MKITILTLGTRGDVQSYAVLGQALKQRGHHVTLSTAKNFEQLVKSYGIDFVPVEADYQAILQSEEGKKIMKGNPFAISRNLDKWIYPLIRQSLTEFYHLAKDSDRVVYHVKTMADSFAELFPEKMIRAMVVPGVQPTRAFANPAFSGLSVPPLLHPLSYKLTNWGIKMLQKPIGAFRESVGLPRKYSIPETKFLYGISEHLLPKPADYPENAHFTGFWFGLADEDLPEALLEFIASGTPPLLLTFGSMPFQSKFDLQTAINTLTTQFDTRIIVVRGWGLDQTKRIESNPKVKVIAAAPYEKLFPLTKAVIHHGGIGTTAACLRAGKPCMICPILYPIGDQQFWGQQAYRKGFAPKPIPISKMTERLFLKSIETLLTNQLLYDNAQQLQKRINQENGVENAIAVIEKV
- a CDS encoding Na/Pi cotransporter family protein, with the translated sequence MDWHLLNIAVSVLCAIILFMYGLKALSLEIEDLASEQLKSWLERVTKNRWRGFLIGAGFTAVIQSSSAVSSMTIALVNSQVLSFQNSLAILFGTNVGTTATAWLVSFDLQSFGPLFIVLGWILGVSPVRIRLLGKAIFYFGFIFFSLNLINSALAQVKDDPMLLTWIQAVDGWGEGIVVGLVITALVQSSSVVTGLCILLVSQGILSTEAAIAMVIGANAGTTSTALLASIDFEQTARMGAVANFIFNLTGSLLFLPLVGVLTQFVQSIMEAPAQQLALAHLIFNLVTSLLFLLLLSPFHRLLLWLMRPKGREAA
- a CDS encoding dicarboxylate/amino acid:cation symporter → MRKLPLHFQILIGLLLGVVAGLALVYWQVDAKFTLYYIKPFGTIFVNLLKMIAVPLVLASLVVGVSSLNDVAKLSRIGGKTILIYMCTTAIATSLGLLMANMIEPGKRLPDSTREKLIGTYASNSSQSIETAQKLQNRSPLQPLVDMVPENLFAAAANNASMLQIVFFATLLGIALIGIAPEKRQAVVSFFEGLNDAIIRIVEFIMAAAPIGVFALMAALIVEISGDNPAEAVSILTALLWYSFAVLLGLTLMIVVVYATMVRFMTRVSVVNFLAAIRPAQILGFSTSSSSATLPVTMECCQKDLNVSEEVSSFVLPLGATINMDGTALYQSVAAVFIAQALGMELSITQQLMIVMTATLASIGSAGVPGAGMVMLVIVLEAIQVPPEGIALIVGVDRLLDMCRTIANVTGDAAVCLIVSEGERSKAAAEAKQELV
- a CDS encoding glycosyltransferase family 2 protein, which encodes MSYAYDISVVVPLLNEAESLPELCAWIDRVMQAHQFDYELIMVDDGSRDNSWEVIQQLSQQYPTLRGIRFTRNYGKSAALHTGFKLCRGEVVITLDADLQDIPDEIPELYTMLKTQGYDMISGWKQKRQDPLSKTLPTKLFNYVTRLFSGIKLHDFNCGLKAYRAPVVQSIELYGEMHRYIPVLAKWAGFERIGEKKVQHQARKYGYTKFGLERFLYGFLDLLSITFVTRFRKRPMHFFGTMGVLSFMAGFVIACWLIAEQFFGWNAQVGKSLVTNRPLFYLALVAIIVGVQLFMAGFLGELLATHQHRQNDYLVAERLNLSDENTPKAKGNKGMDDY
- a CDS encoding DUF4199 family protein; protein product: MRKLANPLIRPALLNGLWLGLGFIGLFLLLIYYQRFIGGYRVLFFPLHLLGVSYGLWQMQSIEQRPLRWGEGFGWVMFMSAVAALVSATFRMFFLGLSTDTLNQLRQQAYQYLSTRGETAESIQKVLSGMQPQGYFLLEITSTLFTALFIALPLVAAIRLTSLPKK